Proteins encoded together in one Halalkaliarchaeum sp. AArc-CO window:
- a CDS encoding ATP-dependent DNA helicase, producing the protein MQPSRLFEAFPAPSYRGNQESALSAIEDAFEAGNEVVLVRAPTGSGKSLLARAIMGCARRAENADPHQATGAYYTTPQVSQLEDVAEDDLLSDLNVIRGKSNYTCILQGERDTPVDRAPCARRQGFDCSVKHRCPYYGDRAIASARRYAATTLAYFMQTAGSEVFRKRDVVVIDEAHGLAEWAEMYATIELSPDRVPVWDGVGVPDVHGDTRENEGALDRTARFAETLVGVCERAKDDLLSKPELTPAEAARRDRLQELISELGWFLEAYRDPDSTTTWVVDQPDGEGSSITIKPLDPARYLRHTVWDRGNRFALLSATILSKDAFCRSVGLDPSTVALVDVEHTFPLENRMLYDVTQGKMTFEHRDSTIPKIARLLVRLMAEHSDEKGIVHAHSYAIAGRLSDRLAEMGVAARVRTHDRHDRDDALEAWKATDDPDVFVSVKMEEALDLRDELARWQVICKAPYLNTGDSRVARRLEDGQWAWYHRVALRTVIQACGRIVRAPDDFGATYLADSSLLDLFDRAEADVPPWFADAIDAMERPDLPEFDPAAALSGIDAAPGGTGGHRSRGSNSSTRGGPSRRDSAGKSGGAPANSDGTSATRDDERPSSRKDHPLSDVWGE; encoded by the coding sequence GTGCAACCGTCCCGGCTGTTCGAGGCGTTCCCGGCGCCCTCCTACCGCGGCAACCAGGAGTCGGCACTGTCGGCGATAGAAGACGCCTTCGAGGCCGGCAACGAGGTGGTGCTCGTGCGTGCGCCCACCGGCAGCGGGAAGTCGCTGCTCGCGCGGGCGATCATGGGCTGTGCGCGCCGGGCCGAAAACGCCGACCCCCACCAGGCAACGGGCGCGTATTACACAACGCCGCAGGTCTCACAGCTCGAGGATGTCGCCGAGGACGACCTGCTGTCGGACCTGAACGTCATCCGCGGCAAGTCCAACTACACCTGCATTCTCCAGGGGGAACGGGACACGCCGGTCGACCGGGCCCCCTGTGCCCGCCGGCAGGGGTTCGACTGCAGCGTCAAACACCGGTGTCCCTACTACGGCGACCGGGCGATCGCTTCCGCCCGCCGGTACGCCGCGACAACGCTGGCGTATTTCATGCAGACCGCCGGCTCGGAGGTGTTTCGCAAGCGGGACGTCGTGGTCATCGACGAGGCGCACGGGCTCGCCGAGTGGGCCGAGATGTACGCCACGATCGAACTCTCGCCCGACCGCGTTCCGGTGTGGGACGGCGTCGGCGTCCCGGACGTCCACGGCGACACCCGAGAGAATGAGGGCGCGCTCGATCGGACGGCCCGGTTCGCCGAGACGCTCGTGGGGGTCTGTGAGCGCGCGAAAGACGACCTGCTCTCGAAGCCGGAGCTCACCCCCGCCGAGGCTGCCCGGCGCGACCGGCTCCAGGAGTTGATCTCGGAGCTCGGCTGGTTCCTGGAGGCGTACCGCGATCCCGACAGCACGACCACGTGGGTCGTCGACCAACCCGACGGCGAGGGATCGTCCATCACGATCAAGCCGCTGGATCCGGCGCGGTATCTCAGACACACCGTCTGGGATCGGGGAAACCGGTTCGCGCTGCTGTCGGCGACGATCCTCTCGAAGGACGCGTTCTGCCGGAGCGTCGGGCTCGACCCCTCGACGGTCGCGCTCGTCGACGTCGAACACACGTTCCCGCTCGAGAACCGGATGCTGTACGACGTCACGCAGGGGAAGATGACGTTCGAGCACCGCGATTCGACGATCCCGAAGATCGCTCGATTGCTGGTCCGTCTCATGGCGGAACATTCCGACGAGAAGGGAATCGTCCACGCCCACTCGTATGCGATCGCCGGCCGCCTGTCGGACCGCCTCGCCGAAATGGGCGTCGCCGCCCGGGTGCGAACTCACGACCGGCACGACCGCGACGACGCCCTCGAGGCGTGGAAGGCGACCGACGACCCGGACGTCTTCGTCTCCGTCAAGATGGAGGAGGCGCTCGACCTCCGGGACGAGCTCGCCCGGTGGCAGGTGATCTGCAAGGCGCCGTACCTCAACACCGGCGACTCCCGGGTCGCCAGACGGCTCGAGGACGGGCAGTGGGCGTGGTACCACCGGGTCGCGCTGCGGACCGTGATCCAGGCGTGCGGTCGGATCGTCCGGGCACCCGACGACTTCGGGGCGACGTACCTCGCCGACTCGTCGCTTCTGGATCTGTTCGACCGCGCGGAGGCCGACGTCCCCCCGTGGTTCGCCGACGCGATCGACGCGATGGAACGCCCCGATCTCCCGGAGTTCGATCCGGCGGCGGCGCTGTCGGGGATCGACGCAGCGCCCGGCGGGACCGGGGGTCACCGGAGTCGTGGGTCGAACAGCTCTACTCGGGGAGGACCGAGCCGTCGAGACTCCGCCGGCAAGAGCGGTGGAGCGCCGGCGAACAGCGACGGGACGTCGGCGACTCGCGACGATGAGAGGCCGTCCTCCAGAAAAGACCACCCGCTCTCGGACGTCTGGGGCGAGTGA
- a CDS encoding 60S ribosomal export protein NMD3 produces MSESREFCPRCGSAVDAREEPLPGQPRDRDEKLCDDCYFEDFDLIDAPDRIEIQVCSGCGAVHRGNQWVDVGARDYTDVAVDAVTEGLGVHVNARDVQWGVEPEQVDATTIRMHCEFSGIVRGTLRQESVTVPVKIGSGTCKRCGRIAGGYYASVIQIRADNRAPTSEETTRAVEIAESYVAAREETGSRDAFITEVTETDDGVDIKLSRNQLGRGVSARIIEELGGTVEDHATLVTEDSDGNEVYRVTFAVRLPRYRPGDVIDLDDEGPVLVRSVRGNLKGVRLTTGEQYEADYEDGIAPDARKLGDHEDAQETTVVAVEDEHAIQVLDPETYEAKTIARPDYVPDDAETVAVLKSRAGLHVLPENGESELY; encoded by the coding sequence ATGAGCGAGTCCCGGGAGTTCTGTCCGCGGTGTGGCAGCGCGGTCGACGCGCGCGAGGAGCCGCTGCCGGGCCAGCCGCGCGACCGGGACGAGAAACTGTGTGACGACTGTTACTTCGAAGACTTCGACCTCATCGACGCTCCCGACCGGATCGAAATTCAGGTCTGTTCGGGCTGTGGCGCCGTCCACAGGGGCAACCAGTGGGTCGACGTCGGCGCCCGCGATTACACCGACGTCGCGGTCGACGCCGTCACCGAGGGGCTCGGGGTCCACGTGAACGCCCGGGACGTCCAGTGGGGCGTCGAGCCCGAGCAGGTCGACGCCACCACGATCCGGATGCACTGTGAGTTCTCCGGAATCGTCCGGGGGACGCTCCGTCAGGAGTCGGTGACTGTCCCCGTCAAGATCGGCTCTGGAACCTGCAAACGTTGTGGTCGCATTGCGGGAGGATACTACGCGAGCGTCATCCAGATCAGGGCCGACAACCGAGCCCCGACGAGCGAAGAGACCACCCGTGCCGTCGAGATCGCCGAGTCGTACGTCGCCGCTCGGGAGGAGACAGGCAGCCGGGACGCGTTCATCACGGAGGTGACGGAGACGGACGACGGCGTCGACATCAAGCTGTCGAGGAACCAGCTCGGCCGGGGCGTCTCCGCCCGGATAATCGAGGAGCTCGGCGGGACCGTCGAGGACCACGCCACGCTGGTCACCGAGGACAGCGACGGCAACGAGGTGTACCGGGTCACGTTTGCGGTCCGACTGCCGCGGTATCGACCGGGCGACGTGATCGACCTCGACGACGAAGGACCGGTGCTGGTCCGGAGCGTCCGTGGGAACCTGAAAGGCGTCCGGCTCACCACCGGCGAACAGTACGAGGCGGACTACGAGGACGGAATCGCACCGGACGCCCGGAAGCTGGGCGACCACGAGGACGCCCAGGAGACGACGGTGGTCGCGGTCGAGGACGAACACGCGATACAGGTTCTCGATCCCGAGACGTACGAAGCGAAGACCATCGCCCGACCCGACTACGTCCCCGACGACGCCGAAACCGTCGCGGTACTGAAAAGTCGGGCCGGCCTGCACGTGCTTCCCGAAAACGGCGAGTCCGAGCTCTACTGA
- a CDS encoding UPF0146 family protein: MTVPPDRELADRLAGYDSLLEVGVGRRPGVAAALADAGCRVVAVDVDPEVVAETRAETPTGVTVVHADVVSLADRRQLPPEYDVDAVYARNLPAELQRPSRQLARRVGADLSFTTLGFEAPVIPVDRDHLEGGVVYVVRQ, encoded by the coding sequence GTGACAGTCCCACCCGACCGCGAACTCGCCGATCGGCTCGCCGGCTACGACAGCCTGCTCGAGGTCGGCGTCGGCCGCCGTCCGGGAGTCGCCGCCGCCCTCGCGGACGCCGGCTGCCGAGTCGTCGCGGTCGACGTCGACCCGGAGGTCGTGGCCGAGACCCGAGCCGAGACCCCGACGGGCGTGACGGTGGTTCACGCCGACGTCGTCTCCCTCGCCGATCGGCGGCAGCTCCCTCCCGAATACGATGTCGACGCCGTCTACGCCCGAAACCTGCCGGCCGAACTCCAGCGTCCGAGCCGACAGCTGGCCCGACGCGTCGGCGCCGACCTCTCGTTTACGACGCTCGGGTTCGAAGCACCGGTGATTCCGGTCGACCGCGATCACCTCGAGGGGGGCGTGGTGTACGTTGTCCGACAGTAG
- a CDS encoding HNH endonuclease: MSDERRMTTDRFYGGVTNRLENLRSMLEYVRAHHPPREQLVDWVLSNTPAGSSDAVDHHLAFLASIELIDLTDEECTLAEYGEQWLQTQEPETLYKALSEGVKGFETILTALSQGSMTDEEIMTLLTSRFDEAEMSTPGPAIRHREWLQVLGYLTREDGVNRITDTGEALVAEKGDHSDLSPSIWRPPDGVSVGDTLTQDEIEAAFETGFGYRITGINPRRDDHDHRYVLVFAREDGPYDDSVRDGQFEYIGEGLSGDQSETSPGNSTLIDATSSDIPVHFFYQNTTEDGWEYQGLVDVCDYEFKKRDGREVLVFTMEHQDVDGTDRTDSGDHTLTAEQEILEEVLAEESDTHSSEESYTEVRQRVRDTVFRRLVRQIYDGTCAICGQCRETPDGIPEVEAAHIRPKEDGGPDTVANGLALCKLHHWAFDNGWLAVSDDYEILVKEAPDRDGYYEFKQLEGKRLELPDNDAVLPASKYLKKHRELQDF; encoded by the coding sequence ATGAGTGATGAGCGCCGGATGACCACGGACCGATTCTACGGCGGTGTCACGAACCGCCTCGAGAACCTCCGATCGATGCTCGAGTACGTCCGGGCTCACCATCCGCCCCGTGAACAACTCGTTGACTGGGTACTCTCAAATACTCCTGCAGGAAGTTCTGACGCCGTGGATCATCACCTGGCGTTTCTGGCGTCGATCGAACTGATCGACCTCACCGACGAGGAGTGTACACTAGCCGAGTACGGGGAGCAGTGGCTGCAAACCCAGGAACCAGAAACGCTATACAAGGCACTTTCAGAGGGTGTGAAAGGCTTCGAGACGATCCTTACTGCTCTCAGTCAGGGGTCGATGACTGACGAGGAAATCATGACGTTGCTGACCAGCAGGTTCGACGAAGCCGAAATGTCTACGCCCGGGCCAGCAATCCGACATCGGGAATGGTTGCAAGTACTGGGCTATCTCACACGTGAAGACGGGGTCAACCGAATCACGGACACAGGTGAAGCGCTCGTGGCTGAAAAGGGGGACCACAGCGATCTTTCTCCGTCAATATGGAGGCCACCGGACGGTGTGTCGGTGGGGGATACACTCACCCAGGACGAAATCGAAGCAGCGTTCGAGACGGGGTTTGGCTACCGTATTACTGGCATCAATCCACGTCGAGACGATCACGACCACCGCTACGTCCTCGTGTTTGCCAGGGAGGATGGTCCCTACGATGATTCCGTGCGAGACGGCCAATTCGAGTATATTGGTGAAGGGCTTTCCGGCGATCAAAGCGAAACGTCACCCGGAAATTCGACGCTCATCGACGCGACTTCATCGGATATTCCGGTGCATTTCTTCTACCAGAATACGACTGAAGACGGCTGGGAGTACCAGGGACTCGTTGACGTCTGCGACTACGAGTTCAAGAAACGAGATGGTCGTGAGGTTCTCGTTTTTACGATGGAACACCAGGATGTAGACGGAACTGATCGAACAGACTCCGGAGATCACACTCTCACGGCTGAACAGGAAATCCTCGAAGAGGTACTGGCGGAGGAATCGGACACACATTCGAGCGAGGAGTCGTATACTGAGGTGCGACAGCGGGTTCGAGATACTGTATTCCGGCGGCTCGTGCGACAAATCTACGACGGAACCTGTGCGATTTGCGGGCAGTGTCGGGAGACGCCCGACGGTATCCCTGAGGTGGAAGCCGCCCACATACGTCCGAAGGAAGACGGTGGTCCGGATACGGTCGCGAATGGACTTGCCCTTTGTAAGCTCCATCACTGGGCGTTCGACAACGGGTGGCTCGCTGTTAGCGATGACTACGAAATCCTCGTGAAGGAGGCCCCGGACCGCGACGGCTATTACGAATTCAAGCAACTCGAAGGAAAGCGTCTGGAGTTGCCTGACAACGACGCGGTACTGCCTGCATCGAAGTATTTGAAGAAGCACCGGGAGCTACAGGACTTCTGA
- a CDS encoding archaemetzincin family Zn-dependent metalloprotease, whose product MRFDIVPIGELPAQVKREASAALRSVYDCEVTVHDEQSVPEGAFDQSRSQYRAEEFIELVGRVGAGEKNIGITARDLYYRRRNYVFGLAYLNGNGSVISTYRLQTSSDGGISSKPHSEVFADRVRKEVVHEIGHTLGLEHCDNNKCVMSFSPTVREVDVKEENLCGSCSRTIR is encoded by the coding sequence ATGCGTTTCGACATCGTGCCCATCGGGGAACTCCCCGCCCAGGTGAAACGCGAGGCCTCCGCCGCGTTGCGGTCGGTGTACGACTGCGAGGTGACGGTCCACGACGAGCAGTCGGTTCCCGAGGGCGCGTTCGACCAGTCCCGGAGCCAGTACCGGGCCGAAGAGTTCATCGAGCTCGTCGGCCGGGTCGGAGCCGGCGAAAAGAACATCGGAATCACCGCCCGGGACCTCTACTACCGGCGCCGGAACTACGTGTTCGGGCTGGCGTATCTCAACGGCAACGGCTCCGTGATCTCTACGTATCGGCTCCAGACCTCCTCGGACGGCGGCATCTCCTCGAAACCTCACTCGGAGGTGTTCGCCGATCGCGTCCGCAAGGAGGTCGTCCACGAGATCGGCCACACGCTCGGGCTGGAACACTGCGACAACAACAAGTGCGTGATGTCGTTTTCGCCGACGGTCCGGGAAGTCGACGTCAAAGAGGAGAACCTCTGCGGAAGCTGCTCGCGGACGATCCGGTAG
- a CDS encoding Na+/H+ antiporter NhaC family protein, producing MSEFGILSLIPPLLAIVLAIITRKAVLSLFLGIWSGGILYAGGPNPLADPAGWVSDVASAGFGFFPTFDWIVAAIADDFHAMILVFTLFLGSGVAMIWNLGGSYAVRDWALERLDTQRKAGIAAWVLGLVMFFDDYANTAIVGSSMKDVSDQLRISREKLSYIVDSTAAPVATLAISSWVAFQLGLIADAYDDLGLAEHPSAFEVFLNSIPYNMYALLAIAMVAIVVGTRRDYGEMLDAEHRSWSTGKVYREDARPMQDVEAELGEPHGDNPRLVNFFVPVIVLVVVTLGTALWTGYEPGAALMDMIIDADYAAALIYGSFAMIVSGFVLGKVYDIFGFGEATDTTIEGFGIMLTAVSILVLAWGIGEVVSALETGEYVAGFADAYLVAGILPALVLILAAFIAFSTGTSWGTMAILTPIAIPVAWSLTGDHTMVAAVVGTIFSGSIFGDHTSPISDTSVLSSTFTGADLIDHVRTQLYYAVTVGLVAIVLLLVWGFTGITPFVLVPVGVLLLVGLVYGLSELDARRKGVEPVAVDAAQEEIDDPVKPDAEAGGSDD from the coding sequence ATGTCAGAATTTGGCATACTGTCACTGATCCCGCCGCTGCTCGCGATCGTACTGGCGATCATCACGCGGAAGGCGGTGCTGTCGCTGTTCCTCGGAATCTGGTCCGGGGGGATCCTGTACGCCGGCGGGCCGAATCCACTGGCGGATCCGGCCGGATGGGTGAGCGACGTCGCGAGCGCCGGCTTCGGCTTTTTCCCGACGTTCGACTGGATCGTCGCCGCCATCGCCGACGACTTCCACGCGATGATTCTGGTGTTCACGCTGTTTCTGGGCTCCGGCGTGGCGATGATCTGGAACCTCGGTGGCTCGTATGCCGTCCGGGACTGGGCGCTCGAGCGGCTCGACACCCAGCGAAAGGCCGGGATTGCGGCGTGGGTGCTGGGGCTCGTGATGTTCTTCGACGACTACGCCAACACCGCGATCGTCGGCAGCTCGATGAAGGACGTCTCCGACCAGCTCCGGATCTCCCGGGAGAAACTGTCGTACATCGTCGACTCGACGGCGGCGCCGGTGGCGACGCTGGCGATCTCCTCGTGGGTGGCGTTTCAGCTCGGATTGATCGCCGACGCGTACGACGACCTCGGGCTGGCGGAGCATCCCTCCGCCTTCGAGGTGTTCCTCAACTCGATCCCGTACAACATGTACGCGCTGCTCGCGATCGCGATGGTCGCAATCGTCGTCGGTACCCGTCGGGACTACGGGGAGATGCTCGATGCGGAACATCGGTCGTGGTCGACGGGGAAGGTGTACCGCGAGGATGCAAGACCGATGCAGGACGTCGAGGCCGAACTCGGGGAGCCACACGGGGACAACCCCAGGCTGGTGAACTTCTTCGTCCCCGTGATCGTTCTCGTCGTCGTCACGCTCGGCACCGCCCTGTGGACGGGCTACGAACCGGGGGCGGCCCTGATGGACATGATCATCGACGCCGACTACGCGGCGGCGTTGATCTACGGCTCGTTCGCGATGATCGTCTCCGGGTTCGTGCTGGGGAAGGTTTACGACATCTTCGGCTTCGGCGAGGCGACCGACACGACGATCGAAGGGTTCGGGATCATGCTCACCGCAGTGTCGATCCTGGTGCTCGCGTGGGGGATCGGCGAGGTGGTCTCGGCGCTGGAGACCGGCGAATACGTCGCCGGGTTTGCCGACGCGTATCTGGTGGCGGGGATCCTGCCGGCGCTGGTGTTGATCCTGGCTGCGTTTATCGCCTTCTCCACGGGCACTTCGTGGGGTACGATGGCCATCCTGACGCCGATCGCGATCCCGGTCGCCTGGAGCCTCACGGGCGATCACACCATGGTCGCGGCGGTCGTCGGGACGATCTTCTCCGGGTCGATCTTCGGCGACCACACATCCCCGATCTCCGATACGTCGGTGCTCTCCTCGACCTTTACCGGCGCCGACCTGATCGATCACGTCCGGACGCAACTGTATTACGCCGTCACGGTGGGACTCGTCGCGATCGTGCTGTTGCTCGTGTGGGGCTTCACCGGAATCACGCCGTTCGTTCTGGTGCCCGTCGGCGTGCTCCTGCTCGTCGGGCTCGTGTACGGGCTCTCGGAGCTGGACGCCCGACGCAAGGGTGTCGAGCCGGTTGCGGTCGACGCCGCGCAAGAGGAGATCGACGATCCGGTGAAGCCGGACGCCGAGGCGGGCGGGTCCGACGATTGA
- a CDS encoding TIGR01548 family HAD-type hydrolase — protein sequence MQVDAVVLDVDGVLVDVADSYRRAIVETVDRVHGRTIPREAVQSFKDAGGFNNDWELTDALALYVLAFREGLRWDVEEFTDEIHQRGGGLEAAQQIVAEMPNVPQARVRDKWDRDRLKAVFQALYLGADLYRELEGGEPPFDAPGYIHDEPVIVESATLEWLTDQFDVGVVTGRPAAEAEIALDRAGLDLPAEHVFTMDDWAEGKPHPKALLTLAELFDADRIAFVGDTLDDVKTARNADAADPDRVYYGIGVLTGGLSGETGRGKFADAGADAVLESVNDVLSLFEDPSDPSA from the coding sequence ATGCAGGTCGACGCGGTCGTGCTCGACGTCGACGGGGTGCTCGTCGACGTCGCCGACTCCTACAGGCGGGCCATCGTCGAGACCGTCGACCGGGTCCACGGACGGACGATTCCCCGGGAGGCCGTACAGTCGTTCAAGGACGCCGGCGGGTTCAACAACGACTGGGAGCTCACGGACGCACTCGCGCTGTACGTGCTTGCGTTCCGCGAGGGGCTCCGCTGGGACGTCGAGGAGTTCACCGACGAGATTCACCAGCGCGGAGGCGGCCTCGAGGCGGCACAGCAGATCGTCGCCGAGATGCCGAACGTTCCGCAGGCGCGGGTCCGCGACAAGTGGGACCGGGACCGCCTCAAAGCAGTTTTCCAGGCACTGTATCTGGGCGCTGATCTCTATCGCGAACTCGAGGGGGGCGAGCCACCCTTCGACGCGCCGGGCTACATCCACGACGAGCCGGTGATCGTCGAGTCGGCCACCCTCGAGTGGCTGACCGACCAGTTCGACGTCGGCGTAGTGACCGGGCGCCCGGCCGCGGAAGCCGAAATCGCACTCGACCGTGCGGGGCTGGACCTCCCGGCCGAGCACGTCTTCACGATGGACGACTGGGCGGAGGGAAAGCCCCACCCGAAGGCGCTTTTGACCCTCGCCGAGCTGTTCGACGCCGACCGGATCGCGTTCGTCGGCGACACCCTCGACGACGTGAAAACCGCCCGGAACGCCGACGCCGCCGATCCCGACCGGGTGTACTACGGGATCGGCGTGCTCACCGGCGGCCTCTCCGGCGAGACGGGACGCGGGAAGTTCGCCGACGCCGGCGCCGACGCCGTCCTCGAGTCTGTCAACGACGTGCTGTCGCTATTCGAGGACCCGTCCGATCCGTCGGCGTGA
- a CDS encoding AAA family ATPase, translating to MGDPHGPDARIESSQNGSAQNGSAQNGSAQNGTAQNGSAQNGTAQNGTAQNGSAQNGSAQNGSKTDRPRADGRVIAICGVPGVGKTTTAEWITDNVGGQLLRTDVIRKELFPDPSYTAEERRRTYAELFDRAFEVVSTGEVAVLDATFARRRHRDWLRERAAQADVDIEFVEVECAEPVVRDRIAAREGASDADFEVYLYYRYRFEPVRGEHLTVDNSDGLAETYAQLEQYFGGVEAVGVERSAETEGPTEIEQSSEAE from the coding sequence ATGGGGGATCCGCACGGGCCGGACGCACGGATCGAGTCGTCACAGAACGGATCGGCGCAAAACGGATCGGCGCAAAACGGATCGGCGCAAAACGGAACGGCGCAAAACGGATCGGCGCAAAACGGAACGGCGCAAAACGGAACGGCGCAAAACGGATCTGCGCAAAACGGATCGGCGCAAAACGGATCGAAGACCGACCGTCCTCGGGCCGACGGGCGGGTCATCGCGATCTGTGGGGTTCCCGGTGTCGGAAAAACCACCACGGCCGAGTGGATCACCGACAACGTCGGCGGGCAACTCCTCCGGACGGACGTGATTCGAAAGGAACTGTTCCCTGATCCGTCGTACACGGCCGAGGAGCGCAGACGGACGTACGCCGAACTGTTCGACAGGGCGTTCGAGGTGGTCTCGACGGGTGAGGTGGCGGTGCTGGACGCCACGTTCGCGAGGCGACGCCACCGCGACTGGCTGCGGGAGCGCGCGGCCCAGGCGGACGTCGATATCGAGTTCGTCGAAGTGGAGTGTGCCGAACCGGTCGTTCGCGACCGCATCGCGGCCCGCGAGGGGGCAAGCGACGCCGACTTCGAGGTGTACCTCTACTACCGGTATCGCTTCGAACCCGTCCGCGGCGAACATCTCACCGTCGATAACTCCGACGGGCTCGCGGAGACGTACGCCCAACTCGAGCAGTACTTCGGCGGCGTCGAGGCTGTAGGCGTCGAACGATCGGCGGAGACCGAGGGTCCGACGGAGATCGAACAGTCGAGCGAGGCGGAGTGA
- the htpX gene encoding zinc metalloprotease HtpX, translating to MNWSTDWGLKGRMFFTMALLAVLYVVFIGALSVVFEGRILPIILVFGLFSFAQYFYSDKLALYSMGARTVEPDEAPELHRMVERLSQQADLPKPTVAVADSQVPNAFATGRNQRNATVCVTQGLMGTLDQEELEGVIAHELAHIKNRDVMVMTIASFLSTIAFIIVRWGWLLGGNNRQGGAPVIVAIAVSLLVWIISFFLIRALSRYREYVADRGAAAITGNPGALASALLTINGRMDRVPKEDLREQAEMNAFFIIPIRSGFIGKIASTHPPTEERVDRLRELEREMETA from the coding sequence ATGAACTGGAGTACCGACTGGGGGCTGAAAGGCCGGATGTTCTTTACGATGGCCCTGCTCGCAGTCCTGTACGTCGTCTTCATCGGCGCCCTCTCGGTGGTCTTCGAGGGACGGATCCTGCCGATAATCCTCGTGTTCGGGCTGTTCTCGTTCGCACAGTACTTCTACAGCGACAAACTCGCGCTGTACAGTATGGGTGCCCGGACGGTCGAACCCGACGAGGCGCCAGAACTCCACCGGATGGTCGAACGCCTCTCCCAGCAGGCGGACCTCCCGAAGCCGACGGTGGCGGTGGCCGATTCACAGGTGCCCAACGCCTTCGCGACCGGCCGGAACCAGCGCAACGCCACCGTCTGTGTCACTCAGGGATTGATGGGGACGCTGGACCAGGAGGAACTCGAGGGCGTCATCGCCCACGAACTCGCCCACATCAAGAACCGCGACGTGATGGTGATGACCATCGCGTCGTTCCTCTCGACGATCGCGTTCATCATCGTCCGGTGGGGGTGGCTGCTCGGCGGCAACAACCGGCAGGGCGGCGCCCCCGTCATCGTTGCGATCGCGGTGTCGCTTCTGGTGTGGATCATCTCGTTTTTCCTCATCAGGGCGCTCTCGCGGTACCGCGAGTACGTCGCCGACCGCGGCGCGGCGGCGATCACCGGGAACCCGGGCGCGCTCGCCTCGGCGCTGTTGACCATCAACGGACGGATGGACCGCGTGCCGAAGGAGGACCTCCGGGAGCAAGCGGAGATGAACGCCTTCTTCATCATCCCGATCCGCTCGGGCTTCATCGGCAAAATCGCCTCGACGCACCCCCCCACCGAGGAGCGGGTCGACCGGCTCCGGGAACTCGAACGCGAGATGGAGACCGCCTGA